A single region of the Pseudomonas mandelii genome encodes:
- a CDS encoding LPS-assembly protein LptD has protein sequence MALKSPAFRKKFPLLVTGSLLALQPLATSFVVAAEQYDCSVSASGAWDCAPKAPAAALPPRPVHDGSAVSATGEPASESGTSEDTGAKPVLVTESKGRGLKSRSADYSHLDWVPRENLTAAQLAETGPYCSGSYIEPIRPGMNDKTDKSDAPTFIGAKASRYKQEEQVATLAGDVVMRQGSMQVEADEANLYQAESRGELSGNVRIRDNGALIVGDHADVQLDTGEAKVDNAEYVMHKSRIRGNALYAKRAENAIIRLKDGTYTTCEPNSNAWQLKGNNITLNPATGFGTATNVTLRVKDIPVLYTPYIYFPIDDRRQSGFLPPTIGTGSDTGFMLVTPYYFNLAPNYDATLYPRYMSKRGLLMEGEFRYLTPSSEGQFGAAYLNDEDTDRSKQTDYQKNRYMYNWQHKGGLDSRVLTQVDYTKISDPYYFQDLQTDQIGIKSADYVNQQGSVTYRGDSYYAQLNAQAYQLATVSNITPYNRLPQITFAGRLPTQPAGLNFDYQTELVRFDRDLKNGTFTDEDGNVTPRLDTNVVGLARATGDRLNLAPAVSLPLNWTYGFLKPTLKYQYTQYSLDLDNRGKTFVSNQTAEQDRLLGKFDSNQNRGVPIASVDSGLYFDRNTQWFGKNYRQTLEPRLFYLYVPETDQEDIPVFDTSEYTFNYASLFRDNRFSGSDRVGDENKLSLGVTSRWIEDNGFERQRISVGQALYFKDREVQLPGIDAKTRDDAHSNVSPYALEYEYRWNRDWRTTADYNWDPDSRSPRSGSAMFHYQPEDNPNKVINAGYRYRNDQVRYDQNSGKWSVGGGDYGTPGQPGYVKDYYKIQQHDFSVIWPIVPQWNAISRWQYDYNRNRTLEAFGGFEYDNCCWKLRLINRYWVSYDEFSQDAPQNEKGDHGVFLQIVLKGLGGLTGAKVESFLDKGIQGYREREDQAF, from the coding sequence ATGGCATTGAAATCCCCCGCGTTTCGTAAAAAATTTCCGTTGTTGGTTACCGGCAGTCTGCTGGCCCTGCAACCCCTAGCCACTTCTTTCGTGGTCGCCGCGGAACAGTATGACTGCTCAGTCTCTGCTTCGGGTGCCTGGGACTGTGCGCCAAAAGCGCCAGCGGCGGCATTGCCTCCGCGTCCCGTCCATGACGGCAGCGCAGTTTCCGCCACCGGCGAACCTGCGTCCGAAAGTGGCACCAGTGAAGACACTGGCGCCAAGCCTGTGCTGGTTACCGAGTCCAAAGGACGCGGCCTGAAGTCGCGTAGTGCAGACTACAGTCACCTCGACTGGGTTCCGCGCGAGAACCTCACGGCAGCGCAACTGGCCGAGACCGGTCCTTACTGCTCTGGTTCCTATATCGAACCGATTCGTCCTGGCATGAATGACAAGACGGATAAAAGTGACGCTCCAACCTTTATCGGCGCGAAAGCCTCCCGCTATAAGCAGGAAGAGCAAGTCGCGACCCTGGCCGGTGACGTCGTCATGCGCCAGGGCAGCATGCAGGTTGAAGCCGACGAAGCGAATCTTTACCAGGCCGAGAGCCGTGGCGAACTGAGCGGCAACGTGCGCATTCGCGACAACGGCGCACTGATCGTGGGCGACCACGCCGACGTGCAGCTCGATACCGGTGAAGCCAAGGTCGATAACGCCGAATACGTGATGCACAAATCCCGTATCCGCGGTAACGCGCTGTACGCCAAACGTGCCGAAAACGCGATCATCCGCCTCAAGGATGGTACGTACACCACGTGCGAACCGAACAGCAACGCCTGGCAGCTCAAGGGCAACAACATCACCTTGAACCCGGCGACCGGCTTCGGTACCGCGACCAACGTGACACTGCGGGTCAAGGACATTCCTGTCCTGTACACGCCGTACATCTATTTCCCGATCGATGACCGTCGCCAGTCCGGCTTCCTGCCGCCGACTATCGGCACGGGCAGCGATACCGGCTTCATGCTGGTCACACCGTATTACTTCAACCTGGCACCGAACTACGATGCCACGTTGTATCCGCGCTACATGAGCAAGCGCGGCTTGTTGATGGAAGGCGAGTTCCGCTACCTGACCCCGTCCAGCGAAGGTCAGTTCGGTGCTGCGTACCTCAACGACGAAGATACCGATCGCAGCAAGCAGACCGACTACCAGAAAAACCGCTACATGTATAACTGGCAGCACAAGGGTGGTCTGGATTCGCGGGTCCTCACGCAGGTTGATTACACTAAGATCAGCGATCCGTATTACTTTCAAGACTTGCAGACTGATCAGATTGGTATAAAAAGCGCCGATTATGTTAACCAGCAAGGCTCCGTCACTTACCGTGGCGATAGTTACTACGCTCAACTGAATGCACAGGCCTATCAGCTTGCAACGGTGTCGAACATTACACCGTATAACCGCTTGCCACAGATTACGTTTGCGGGCCGGCTACCAACTCAACCGGCCGGCCTGAACTTTGATTACCAGACCGAGCTGGTACGGTTTGATCGCGACTTGAAAAACGGCACTTTCACCGACGAAGACGGGAACGTGACTCCGCGCCTAGACACGAACGTTGTTGGCTTGGCACGCGCTACAGGTGATCGTCTCAACCTTGCGCCAGCCGTCAGTCTGCCTCTGAACTGGACTTACGGCTTCCTGAAGCCGACGCTCAAGTACCAGTACACCCAATACAGCCTGGATCTGGACAACAGGGGCAAAACCTTTGTTTCCAACCAGACCGCAGAACAGGACAGGCTACTCGGAAAGTTTGACAGCAATCAGAACCGTGGCGTGCCGATCGCCAGTGTCGACAGCGGGCTTTACTTCGATCGCAATACGCAATGGTTTGGCAAGAACTACCGTCAGACTCTCGAACCGCGCCTGTTCTATCTGTACGTACCAGAGACCGATCAGGAAGACATTCCGGTATTTGATACCAGCGAATACACCTTCAACTATGCGTCGCTCTTCCGTGATAACCGTTTCTCCGGCTCCGACCGCGTCGGTGACGAGAACAAACTGTCGTTGGGCGTGACCAGCCGCTGGATCGAAGACAACGGCTTCGAACGTCAACGCATCAGTGTCGGCCAGGCCTTGTACTTCAAGGACCGCGAAGTTCAGTTGCCGGGTATCGATGCAAAGACCCGCGACGATGCGCACTCCAACGTGTCGCCTTATGCGCTGGAATACGAATACCGCTGGAACCGCGATTGGCGCACCACGGCCGATTACAACTGGGACCCGGACAGCCGCAGCCCTCGCTCGGGCAGCGCGATGTTCCACTACCAGCCTGAGGACAACCCGAACAAGGTCATCAACGCCGGTTATCGCTATCGCAATGACCAGGTCCGTTACGACCAGAACAGCGGTAAATGGTCGGTGGGCGGTGGTGATTACGGCACCCCAGGCCAACCTGGCTACGTGAAGGACTACTACAAAATCCAACAGCACGACTTCTCGGTGATCTGGCCAATCGTGCCGCAATGGAACGCCATCAGCCGCTGGCAGTATGACTACAACCGCAACCGTACCCTGGAAGCCTTCGGTGGTTTCGAGTACGACAACTGCTGCTGGAAACTGCGCCTGATCAACCGTTACTGGGTTTCCTATGACGAGTTCAGTCAAGATGCCCCGCAAAACGAAAAAGGCGACCACGGCGTCTTCCTACAAATCGTTCTGAAAGGTCTCGGCGGCCTCACCGGCGCCAAAGTAGAGAGCTTCCTCGACAAAGGCATCCAAGGTTATCGTGAACGTGAAGACCAAGCTTTCTGA
- a CDS encoding aminoglycoside phosphotransferase family protein yields the protein MPDQDVRLQHLKVWLDEQLAILFAEQGWGVVPPATLTAASSDASFRRYFRWEGEGRSFVVMDAPPPQENCKPFVDIAFLLAKSGINVPKIYAEDLERGFLLLNDLGNKTYLDVIDSENADDLFKDALQALLAFQQLPMVAPLPSYDVALLRRELELFPEWYVKRELGIEFDSAQQMLWQHVTELLIDSALAQPKVLVHRDYMPRNLMLSEPNPGVLDFQDAVYGPVTYDVTCLFKDAFLSWPEERVHAWLENYWQQAGALGIPVQPDFEDFLRASDLMGVQRHLKVIGIFARICHRDGKPRYLADVPRFFAYIDAVIARRPELAELDVLLLSLRAGAPA from the coding sequence ATGCCTGACCAAGATGTACGTTTGCAACACCTGAAAGTTTGGCTCGATGAGCAGTTGGCTATCCTCTTTGCAGAACAGGGCTGGGGCGTCGTACCCCCGGCCACATTGACCGCGGCCAGTAGTGACGCGAGTTTTCGGCGCTATTTCCGGTGGGAAGGCGAAGGCAGAAGTTTCGTCGTGATGGACGCGCCACCGCCCCAGGAAAACTGCAAACCCTTCGTGGATATCGCTTTTTTGTTGGCGAAGTCCGGAATAAATGTGCCGAAAATTTATGCCGAAGACCTCGAACGCGGATTTCTTTTGCTCAATGACCTGGGCAACAAGACTTATCTGGACGTGATCGACAGCGAAAACGCCGACGATTTGTTCAAGGATGCCCTGCAAGCATTGCTGGCTTTCCAGCAATTGCCGATGGTCGCGCCGTTGCCGAGTTACGACGTGGCTTTGCTGCGTCGTGAGCTGGAGCTGTTCCCCGAGTGGTACGTGAAGCGCGAGTTGGGCATCGAATTCGACTCGGCGCAGCAAATGCTCTGGCAGCACGTGACTGAGCTGCTGATCGACAGCGCCCTGGCCCAGCCTAAAGTGCTGGTGCATCGCGACTATATGCCTCGCAACCTGATGCTCAGCGAGCCGAACCCCGGCGTGCTGGATTTCCAGGACGCGGTCTACGGCCCGGTGACCTATGACGTCACTTGCCTGTTCAAGGACGCTTTCCTCAGTTGGCCCGAGGAGCGTGTGCACGCCTGGCTGGAAAATTACTGGCAGCAAGCGGGTGCGCTCGGCATTCCCGTGCAGCCTGATTTCGAAGACTTTCTGCGCGCCAGCGACCTGATGGGCGTGCAGCGTCACCTGAAAGTGATCGGCATTTTCGCCCGCATCTGTCATCGCGACGGCAAGCCGCGCTACCTGGCCGATGTGCCGCGCTTCTTTGCTTATATAGATGCAGTGATCGCCCGCCGTCCTGAGCTGGCCGAGCTGGATGTGTTGCTGCTGAGCCTGCGTGCTGGAGCCCCTGCATGA
- the murU gene encoding N-acetylmuramate alpha-1-phosphate uridylyltransferase MurU → MKAMILAAGKGERMRPLTLTTPKPLVRAGGVPLIEYHLKALANAGFTEIVINHAWLGQQIESYLGDGSQYGLRIHYSPEGEPLETGGGIFRALPLLGDEAFLVVNGDIWTDYDFSVLHQPIAGLAHLVLADNPAHHPTGDFTLVDGQVRDGQPDADTLTYSGIAVLHPQLFDGCSAGAFKLAPLLRKAMADGQVTGERLSGHWVDVGTHERLAEVETLIEARR, encoded by the coding sequence ATGAAGGCGATGATTCTGGCGGCCGGCAAAGGCGAGCGCATGCGCCCGCTGACCCTGACCACACCCAAACCGCTGGTTCGTGCTGGCGGCGTGCCTCTGATCGAGTACCACTTGAAAGCCCTGGCAAACGCCGGGTTTACCGAGATTGTGATCAACCACGCCTGGCTCGGTCAGCAGATCGAAAGCTACTTGGGTGACGGCTCGCAATACGGCCTGCGTATTCATTACTCACCGGAAGGGGAGCCACTGGAAACCGGCGGCGGTATCTTCCGCGCATTGCCTCTGCTGGGCGATGAAGCATTCCTGGTGGTCAATGGTGACATCTGGACTGACTACGACTTCAGCGTGCTGCATCAACCCATCGCCGGGTTGGCGCACCTGGTGCTGGCGGACAATCCGGCCCATCACCCGACCGGCGATTTCACGCTGGTCGACGGGCAAGTGCGCGACGGTCAGCCTGACGCCGACACCCTGACCTACAGCGGTATTGCCGTGCTGCATCCGCAACTGTTCGACGGTTGCTCGGCCGGCGCCTTCAAACTGGCGCCGTTGCTGCGCAAAGCGATGGCGGATGGACAGGTTACCGGCGAACGCCTGAGCGGACACTGGGTGGATGTCGGCACGCATGAACGCCTGGCTGAAGTTGAAACCCTGATAGAAGCGAGACGCTGA
- a CDS encoding TerB family tellurite resistance protein, with protein MLWPGTLIGAGAGFAIASIPGAMLGALLGQALDRRLHLQSWGHLREKLGGRPMLRNDELLFVLLGRLAKSDGRVVDGHIQQARQEMRALEMTESAQRRAIAAFNRGKSGRDRLRGYLRRLSAQPHAAEGVLRACWRMVWADGRAGNNERELLALWGKWLGWTPQQVLALAADYDQHKRPQVSSTLTYQDALQLLGVSATSEPAQIKRAYRRLLSRHHPDKIAGSGATALQVREATDKTRELHSAYTLIRERRDFR; from the coding sequence ATGCTGTGGCCAGGGACTCTGATTGGAGCCGGAGCGGGCTTTGCCATAGCCAGCATTCCGGGGGCCATGCTCGGTGCTTTGCTGGGACAGGCGCTGGATCGGCGCTTGCACCTGCAAAGCTGGGGGCATTTGCGTGAAAAGCTCGGCGGTCGTCCGATGCTGCGCAACGATGAACTGTTGTTCGTGTTGCTGGGACGGTTGGCCAAGAGCGATGGACGCGTGGTGGATGGTCACATCCAGCAGGCTCGTCAGGAAATGCGTGCGCTGGAAATGACCGAATCGGCGCAGCGTCGTGCCATTGCCGCGTTCAATCGCGGCAAGTCGGGCCGTGACCGGTTGCGCGGGTATCTGCGGCGCTTGAGTGCTCAGCCCCACGCCGCGGAAGGCGTATTGCGCGCCTGTTGGCGCATGGTTTGGGCCGATGGGCGTGCGGGGAACAATGAACGTGAATTGCTGGCCCTGTGGGGCAAGTGGCTGGGCTGGACGCCGCAACAAGTACTGGCGCTGGCGGCTGACTACGATCAGCACAAGCGCCCGCAGGTCAGCAGCACCCTGACTTATCAGGATGCCTTGCAGCTGTTGGGGGTGTCGGCGACCAGCGAGCCGGCGCAGATCAAGCGTGCCTATCGACGCCTGCTCAGTCGCCACCATCCGGACAAGATTGCCGGCAGCGGTGCGACGGCGTTGCAGGTGCGTGAGGCGACTGACAAGACCCGCGAACTGCACTCGGCCTACACGTTGATTCGTGAGCGGCGGGATTTTCGGTAG
- a CDS encoding alpha/beta hydrolase family protein translates to MPPVYRLALPALCLSLILPCAFSVEAADPAPAAAEKPAEEKPVERQPLLERSQEETTALERKIPAQEQQQLQAGADTFLALWKPANTAEPKGAVIIIPGAGETVDWPQAISPLRNKLPDAKWSSLSITLPDVQSDAIAPRVMEMPPTLKAPETGSKDSTTAAPIEQAAGGEAEVADKAIAETTEEQSKAAAERIFARIDAAIAYAEQQSARSIVVLGHGTGAYWAARYLSEKQPSQVEKFVMVAAQTPAAAKPELVELTPTLKLPTADIFYMDKPLDRNAALARMQASKRLKSSAFSQVSLKALPGNARAEQEQLVRRVRGWLNPQKAAD, encoded by the coding sequence ATGCCCCCTGTCTACCGCCTGGCATTGCCAGCATTGTGCCTGTCGCTGATCCTGCCTTGCGCCTTTTCCGTCGAGGCCGCCGACCCGGCACCTGCAGCTGCGGAAAAACCCGCAGAAGAAAAACCGGTCGAACGCCAGCCACTGCTTGAGCGTAGTCAGGAAGAAACGACAGCACTTGAGCGAAAAATCCCCGCGCAGGAACAGCAACAGCTGCAAGCCGGCGCCGACACCTTCCTTGCGCTGTGGAAACCGGCCAACACCGCCGAGCCCAAAGGCGCGGTGATTATCATCCCAGGCGCAGGTGAAACCGTTGACTGGCCGCAAGCAATCAGCCCGTTGCGTAACAAATTGCCCGACGCGAAGTGGAGCAGCCTGAGTATCACCTTGCCGGACGTGCAAAGCGACGCCATTGCGCCACGCGTCATGGAAATGCCGCCAACGCTCAAGGCGCCGGAAACCGGCAGCAAGGACTCGACCACGGCCGCTCCCATCGAGCAAGCGGCAGGTGGTGAAGCGGAAGTTGCCGACAAGGCCATCGCCGAAACCACCGAGGAACAGTCAAAGGCCGCCGCCGAACGCATCTTTGCTCGAATTGATGCGGCCATTGCGTATGCCGAACAGCAAAGCGCTCGCAGCATCGTGGTGTTGGGCCATGGCACAGGCGCTTATTGGGCCGCGCGTTATTTGAGCGAGAAGCAGCCGTCGCAAGTGGAAAAATTTGTGATGGTCGCGGCACAGACGCCTGCCGCGGCGAAACCCGAACTGGTCGAACTGACGCCGACACTGAAGCTGCCGACGGCAGATATCTTCTACATGGATAAGCCGCTGGATCGCAACGCAGCACTGGCACGGATGCAGGCCAGCAAGCGCTTGAAGTCTTCAGCGTTCAGCCAGGTGTCGCTCAAGGCGTTGCCCGGTAATGCCAGGGCCGAGCAAGAGCAACTGGTGCGCCGGGTGCGCGGGTGGTTGAATCCGCAGAAGGCGGCGGACTGA
- a CDS encoding PAS domain-containing sensor histidine kinase → MMRFRCLWVIGCLWFPLMSWAASAPPTHVAPLSLQQQQWLAAHGELRVGLVLQAPYAQYDRRLQRLSGVNVELMKWLAKVLKVELSWRNFPDLTQLEAAAREGEIDIAPGLTQTPAGLRFWQFSDPYMRVPQLVVSDQKSTGAVELEKLDSQTRVAVRMPSATADYLRGNYPHLNLQGVPTERQALQLLLSQQAGYAVVDEAQLGRLSVEPEFAGLVVVGDIGLPQLLRVATRRDQPELAGIVESALRAIPAKDLEQLHNQWLQPKYPRLTETPGFWQNLSLLMAVLMLSSMAIVFWQRRQQHSLEQRLLEARADIALREASEEALRLTQFSIDQSTVGILWVNWDSHVRYANRAAETMLGYPVGGIMDRPLIDFEPGLHMDRWLNLWKRARASEEGPQSFETNCVRADGSILPTDVSLSFMRFRGGEYLVVYLNDVTERRRALAALQESEARLQGIAANVPGLVFRLERAPVTGQIDFAYISEGSESLSGYSPATLAHRDKGLRSLVHPDDKASYHQTQDHALDTDSDWSWQGRILTRSGEQRWAEIKAITRRLEDGAYVWDGIVWDISESKRIELELASSREQLRELSAHLESVREEEKARIAREVHDELGQMLTVLKLETSMCELAYAQLDPGLNERLNSMKRLIAQLFQLVRDVATALRPPILDAGIASAIEWQARRFEARTQIPCLVQVPENLPVLSDAKAIGLFRILQEALTNVMRHAQAHTVELTLTLEGDELCLTVSDDGVGFVPATGRATSFGVVGMRERVLIMGGRLSLESEPGEGTTLSVRVPVDEG, encoded by the coding sequence ATGATGCGTTTTCGCTGCCTGTGGGTTATCGGCTGTTTGTGGTTTCCCTTGATGAGTTGGGCGGCTTCCGCGCCACCGACGCACGTCGCGCCCTTGTCGCTCCAGCAACAACAGTGGCTGGCAGCGCACGGAGAATTGCGTGTCGGGCTGGTGCTGCAGGCGCCTTACGCGCAATACGATCGCCGCTTGCAGCGCCTGTCGGGGGTCAACGTCGAGTTGATGAAATGGCTGGCCAAAGTGCTCAAGGTCGAGCTGAGCTGGCGTAATTTCCCCGACCTTACGCAACTGGAAGCCGCCGCGCGCGAGGGTGAAATCGACATCGCTCCCGGGCTGACCCAAACCCCCGCCGGCCTGCGGTTCTGGCAATTCTCCGACCCCTACATGCGGGTGCCGCAACTGGTGGTCAGTGACCAGAAAAGCACCGGTGCCGTGGAGCTGGAAAAACTCGACAGCCAAACCCGCGTCGCTGTGCGCATGCCCAGTGCGACGGCTGACTATCTGCGCGGCAACTATCCCCACCTGAACCTGCAAGGCGTACCGACCGAGCGCCAGGCATTGCAATTGTTGCTGAGTCAGCAGGCCGGTTATGCCGTGGTCGATGAAGCGCAATTGGGGCGGCTGTCCGTCGAGCCCGAATTTGCCGGGCTGGTCGTGGTGGGTGACATCGGCTTGCCGCAATTGCTGCGAGTAGCCACGCGGCGGGACCAACCGGAACTGGCGGGCATCGTCGAAAGCGCGCTGCGGGCGATCCCGGCCAAGGACCTGGAGCAACTGCACAACCAATGGCTGCAACCCAAATACCCGCGCCTGACCGAGACCCCGGGCTTCTGGCAAAACCTCAGCCTGTTGATGGCGGTGTTGATGTTGAGCAGCATGGCCATCGTGTTCTGGCAGCGCCGCCAACAACACAGTCTGGAACAGCGACTATTGGAGGCGCGCGCGGACATCGCCCTGCGCGAGGCCAGCGAAGAGGCGTTGCGCCTCACGCAATTTTCCATCGATCAGAGCACCGTCGGCATCCTCTGGGTCAATTGGGACAGCCACGTGCGCTACGCCAACCGCGCGGCCGAAACCATGCTCGGGTATCCGGTCGGCGGCATCATGGATCGGCCGCTGATCGACTTTGAGCCGGGCCTGCACATGGACCGCTGGCTGAACCTGTGGAAGCGTGCCCGGGCCAGCGAAGAAGGGCCGCAAAGTTTCGAAACCAACTGTGTGCGAGCGGATGGCAGCATCCTGCCGACCGATGTTTCGTTGAGCTTTATGCGCTTTCGTGGTGGTGAATACCTGGTGGTCTACCTCAACGACGTCACCGAACGTCGTCGCGCCCTGGCGGCGTTGCAGGAAAGCGAAGCGCGGTTGCAGGGGATTGCGGCCAACGTTCCGGGATTGGTCTTCCGCCTTGAGCGGGCGCCGGTGACAGGGCAGATCGACTTTGCCTACATCAGCGAAGGCAGCGAGAGCCTGTCGGGTTATTCGCCGGCGACCCTGGCCCACCGTGACAAAGGCCTGCGCAGCCTGGTGCACCCGGACGACAAGGCCAGCTATCACCAGACTCAGGACCATGCGCTGGACACCGACAGTGACTGGTCGTGGCAGGGGCGGATTCTTACTCGTTCGGGCGAGCAGCGCTGGGCCGAGATCAAGGCCATCACTCGTCGGCTCGAAGATGGCGCCTATGTCTGGGACGGGATTGTCTGGGACATCAGCGAGAGCAAGCGCATCGAGCTGGAACTGGCCAGTTCCCGTGAGCAACTGCGTGAGCTGTCGGCTCACCTGGAGAGCGTACGGGAAGAGGAAAAAGCGCGCATCGCCCGGGAAGTTCACGATGAACTGGGTCAGATGCTCACCGTACTGAAGCTGGAAACCTCCATGTGCGAATTGGCCTACGCCCAGCTCGACCCTGGTCTGAACGAGCGCTTGAACAGCATGAAACGCCTGATTGCGCAGCTGTTCCAACTGGTGCGCGATGTGGCGACCGCGCTGCGACCACCGATTCTCGATGCCGGGATCGCCTCGGCGATCGAGTGGCAGGCCCGGCGCTTCGAGGCGCGCACGCAGATTCCATGTCTGGTGCAGGTGCCGGAGAACCTGCCGGTGCTCAGTGATGCCAAGGCCATTGGGCTGTTCCGAATCCTTCAAGAAGCGCTGACCAATGTCATGCGGCATGCCCAGGCGCATACTGTCGAACTGACATTGACGCTGGAAGGTGACGAGTTGTGTCTGACGGTGAGCGATGATGGCGTAGGATTTGTCCCCGCCACGGGCAGGGCAACGTCCTTCGGTGTGGTCGGCATGCGTGAGCGGGTGTTGATCATGGGCGGGCGGTTGTCGCTGGAGAGTGAGCCGGGGGAGGGCACCACGTTGAGTGTGCGAGTGCCGGTGGATGAGGGTTGA
- a CDS encoding response regulator produces MEKTVIRVLVAEDHTIVREGIKQLIGLAKDLLVVGEASNGEQLLETLRHVPCEVVLLDISMPGVNGLEAIPRIRALNNPPAILVLSMHDEAQMAARALKVGAAGYATKDSDPALLLTAIRKVAAGGRYIDPDLADRMVFEVGLTDSRPLHSLLSEREFSVFERLAQGANVNDIAQQLALSSKTISTHKARLMQKLNITSLAELVKYAMEHKLL; encoded by the coding sequence ATGGAGAAGACTGTGATCCGTGTACTGGTAGCCGAAGACCACACCATCGTCCGTGAAGGCATCAAGCAGTTGATTGGCCTGGCCAAGGACTTGCTGGTGGTAGGGGAGGCGAGCAATGGCGAGCAGTTGCTCGAAACCTTGCGGCATGTGCCCTGCGAAGTGGTGTTGCTGGACATCTCCATGCCTGGCGTCAATGGCCTGGAAGCGATTCCAAGGATTCGTGCGTTGAACAATCCGCCGGCCATCCTGGTGTTGTCGATGCACGACGAGGCACAAATGGCTGCCCGGGCATTAAAGGTCGGCGCCGCGGGTTATGCGACCAAGGACAGCGATCCGGCGCTGTTGCTGACAGCGATCCGCAAGGTCGCGGCGGGCGGTCGCTACATTGACCCGGACCTGGCGGACCGCATGGTCTTCGAAGTCGGCCTGACCGATTCGCGGCCGTTGCACTCATTGCTCTCGGAGCGTGAGTTCTCGGTGTTCGAACGCCTGGCCCAGGGCGCCAACGTTAACGATATCGCCCAGCAACTGGCCCTGAGCAGCAAAACCATCAGCACCCATAAGGCGCGGCTGATGCAAAAGCTCAACATCACCTCACTGGCGGAACTGGTGAAGTACGCGATGGAACACAAACTCCTCTAG
- a CDS encoding ABC transporter ATP-binding protein produces MSQVDSNAGASDILVSFRGVQKSYDGENLIVKDLNLEIRKGEFLTLLGPSGSGKTTSLMMLAGFETPTAGEIQLAGRSINNVPPHKRDIGMVFQNYALFPHMTVAENLAFPLTVRGLNKSDVSDRVKRVLSMVQLDAFAQRYPAQLSGGQQQRVALARALVFEPQLVLMDEPLGALDKQLREHMQMEIKHLHQRLGVTVVYVTHDQGEALTMSDRVAVFHQGEIQQIAAPRTLYEEPKNTFVANFIGENNRLNGRLHSQTGDRCIVELGRGEKVEALAVNVGKTGEPVTLSIRPERVSLNGSSESCVNRFSGRVAEFIYLGDHVRVRLEVCGKTDFFVKQPIAELDPALAVGDVVPLGWQVEHVRALDPLLEAN; encoded by the coding sequence ATGAGCCAGGTCGATTCAAACGCAGGGGCCAGTGACATTCTGGTCAGCTTTCGTGGAGTGCAAAAAAGCTACGACGGCGAGAACCTGATCGTCAAAGACCTCAACCTGGAGATTCGCAAAGGCGAGTTCCTCACCTTGCTCGGGCCTTCCGGCTCCGGCAAGACCACCAGCCTGATGATGCTCGCCGGTTTCGAAACACCCACCGCCGGCGAAATCCAGCTGGCCGGACGCTCCATCAACAACGTACCGCCGCACAAGCGGGACATCGGCATGGTGTTCCAGAACTACGCGTTGTTCCCGCACATGACCGTCGCCGAGAACCTGGCGTTCCCGCTGACCGTGCGCGGCTTGAACAAGAGCGATGTCAGTGACCGGGTCAAGCGTGTGCTGAGCATGGTTCAGCTCGACGCCTTCGCCCAGCGCTACCCGGCACAACTGTCCGGCGGTCAGCAACAGCGTGTGGCCCTGGCCCGCGCATTGGTGTTCGAACCGCAACTGGTGCTGATGGACGAACCCCTCGGCGCACTGGACAAACAACTGCGTGAACACATGCAGATGGAAATCAAACACCTGCACCAGCGCCTCGGCGTGACCGTGGTCTACGTGACTCACGACCAGGGCGAAGCCCTGACCATGTCCGACCGCGTGGCAGTGTTCCATCAGGGCGAGATCCAGCAGATCGCCGCGCCGCGCACCCTCTATGAAGAGCCGAAAAACACCTTCGTCGCCAATTTCATCGGCGAGAACAACCGCCTCAACGGCCGCTTGCACAGCCAGACCGGCGACCGCTGCATCGTCGAGCTCGGCCGCGGTGAAAAGGTTGAAGCCCTGGCGGTCAACGTCGGCAAAACCGGCGAACCGGTCACGCTGTCGATTCGCCCGGAACGCGTAAGCCTCAACGGCTCCAGCGAATCCTGCGTCAACCGCTTCTCAGGGCGGGTAGCGGAATTCATCTATCTGGGCGACCACGTCCGGGTTCGCCTGGAAGTCTGCGGCAAGACCGACTTCTTCGTGAAACAACCGATTGCCGAGCTCGATCCCGCGCTGGCTGTCGGCGACGTGGTACCGCTTGGCTGGCAGGTCGAACACGTTCGCGCGCTCGACCCCCTTCTAGAGGCGAACTGA